A genomic window from Slackia heliotrinireducens DSM 20476 includes:
- a CDS encoding FAD-dependent oxidoreductase: MKTDMNRRAFLTGTAATGALAALGLAGCAAGETAAPVAAEGTSAEGASAEGGSYLSPGSYTVSEERDYDVVVVGAGGAGMSAAIRAAELGMSVVLLESHPQTGGTTIFTEGLFALNSPIQKENGKNPADLGYDIFTMAMDFHHWYANGGLFRKYCDQSGENIQWLMDQGIEFSGTGTMCANEYNTWHQYVYSEGKLSGQNYVDQLTAAVSANGAEIMLNTKAIDIVMDGDTAVAIVAEGEDGCVQFNAAKGIILATGGYSDSPELMAEFGKNPDRVDPMGAGGREGFGINAARQAGGTLAPSPGCMVFYGGCIPGISYGTHLYCASAFQPYFWINQDCERFVNEYYAERNFSFSGNAQSMQDRVISIVTQAQMDNMHENGGTFGCGEYIHAGEPLTDLWDEFNAQKDGGNEAVHGPLDTLDDLAAELNLDPDALKASVEKYNGYCAAGVDEDFNKDAQYLFALEEGPYYAFELKAGIFTTVGGMKVNNQAQVLTEEGTPIPHLYAVGCDAGGLYGDSYDVSICEGSCQGFAVFTGKLAAETIVEQA, encoded by the coding sequence ATGAAGACCGATATGAATCGTCGTGCGTTTCTGACCGGGACCGCAGCAACAGGTGCGTTGGCCGCATTGGGCCTGGCTGGCTGTGCCGCTGGTGAAACCGCAGCGCCCGTAGCAGCCGAAGGGACATCTGCCGAAGGGGCGTCCGCCGAAGGGGGCTCGTACCTGAGCCCCGGCAGCTACACCGTCTCGGAAGAGCGTGATTACGACGTCGTGGTTGTCGGCGCTGGCGGTGCGGGCATGTCGGCGGCAATTCGTGCCGCTGAGCTGGGCATGAGCGTCGTCCTTCTGGAAAGCCACCCGCAAACAGGCGGAACCACCATCTTTACCGAAGGGCTATTCGCTTTGAACAGCCCAATTCAGAAAGAGAACGGCAAGAATCCCGCAGACCTCGGATACGACATCTTCACCATGGCCATGGACTTCCATCACTGGTATGCCAACGGCGGCTTGTTCCGTAAATACTGCGACCAGAGCGGCGAGAACATCCAGTGGCTGATGGATCAGGGGATTGAATTCAGCGGCACCGGCACCATGTGCGCGAACGAGTACAACACCTGGCACCAGTATGTGTACTCCGAAGGCAAGCTCTCTGGTCAGAATTACGTCGACCAGCTGACCGCGGCGGTTTCGGCCAACGGTGCTGAGATCATGCTGAACACCAAGGCCATCGACATCGTGATGGACGGCGACACGGCTGTGGCCATTGTTGCCGAAGGGGAGGACGGCTGCGTCCAGTTCAACGCCGCAAAGGGAATCATTCTTGCGACAGGCGGCTATTCCGACAGCCCCGAGCTTATGGCCGAATTCGGTAAAAACCCCGACCGCGTCGACCCTATGGGCGCCGGCGGCCGCGAGGGATTCGGCATCAACGCCGCACGTCAGGCTGGTGGAACGCTGGCCCCAAGCCCTGGCTGCATGGTGTTCTACGGAGGCTGCATCCCCGGCATCAGCTACGGTACGCATCTCTACTGCGCAAGCGCGTTCCAGCCCTATTTCTGGATCAACCAGGACTGCGAAAGGTTCGTAAACGAATACTATGCCGAGCGCAACTTCAGCTTCAGCGGAAACGCCCAGAGCATGCAGGATCGCGTCATTTCGATAGTCACCCAAGCTCAGATGGACAATATGCATGAGAACGGCGGAACCTTCGGCTGCGGCGAATACATCCACGCAGGCGAACCGCTGACTGATCTTTGGGACGAATTCAACGCCCAGAAAGACGGAGGCAACGAAGCCGTACACGGTCCGCTGGACACCCTCGACGATCTTGCGGCAGAGCTCAACCTTGACCCCGACGCCCTGAAGGCCAGCGTCGAGAAGTACAACGGGTATTGCGCGGCCGGTGTCGACGAGGACTTCAACAAGGACGCCCAATATCTGTTTGCCCTGGAAGAAGGCCCTTACTATGCGTTTGAGCTGAAAGCAGGCATCTTCACCACCGTCGGCGGCATGAAAGTGAACAATCAGGCTCAGGTGCTTACCGAAGAGGGGACCCCGATTCCGCATCTGTACGCAGTAGGCTGCGATGCCGGCGGCCTGTATGGAGACAGCTACGACGTGTCCATCTGCGAAGGCAGCTGCCAGGGCTTCGCGGTCTTTACCGGCAAGCTGGCCGCAGAAACCATTGTTGAACAGGCATAA
- a CDS encoding TetR-like C-terminal domain-containing protein — translation MPIREPKSRMRVVRALESMMESTPIEKVQVTRLCELADIGRTTFYDNFENVFAVVNWYWDQTVQETLYRIGNDVSFYDAHLALFKRLRTERAFFVKAFRNSDYSSLNQHGYRHIGGFYLGKVKELLGRALTPEEESAIHFFNVGASDYCAEWVRSGMNEEPEILARTFTNAAPPVMDCLQNPKQRID, via the coding sequence ATGCCTATACGAGAACCCAAATCGCGCATGCGCGTCGTTCGCGCCCTTGAGTCCATGATGGAGTCCACCCCTATCGAAAAGGTCCAGGTCACACGGCTCTGCGAGCTTGCCGACATCGGCCGCACAACGTTCTACGACAACTTCGAGAACGTATTCGCGGTGGTCAACTGGTACTGGGACCAAACAGTCCAAGAGACCCTGTACCGCATCGGCAATGACGTCTCTTTCTACGATGCCCACCTCGCGCTGTTCAAACGTCTGCGCACCGAGCGGGCCTTCTTCGTAAAAGCGTTTCGAAACAGCGACTACTCGTCTCTGAACCAGCATGGATACCGCCACATCGGCGGCTTTTACCTGGGGAAAGTCAAGGAGCTCTTGGGCAGGGCGCTTACCCCTGAAGAAGAATCTGCGATACATTTCTTCAACGTAGGCGCCAGCGACTACTGTGCGGAATGGGTGCGGAGCGGTATGAACGAGGAGCCTGAAATTCTTGCCCGCACATTCACCAATGCGGCGCCTCCCGTTATGGACTGTTTGCAGAACCCAAAGCAACGCATCGACTGA
- a CDS encoding helix-turn-helix domain-containing protein yields MRRTVNAPMPWESEREGGKAQEQPYELFAGYPDLMTVSDVCEVTGLSAQTIRARLNQGELPGFRIGHTWYVSKPAFVAFVERRQG; encoded by the coding sequence ATGAGACGAACGGTTAACGCCCCTATGCCCTGGGAGTCCGAGCGGGAGGGCGGCAAGGCCCAGGAGCAGCCGTATGAGCTGTTCGCGGGGTATCCCGACCTTATGACCGTTTCGGACGTGTGCGAGGTAACGGGGCTGTCGGCCCAGACCATCAGGGCACGGCTCAACCAAGGGGAACTCCCGGGGTTTCGCATAGGGCATACGTGGTACGTGTCAAAGCCCGCATTCGTGGCGTTCGTGGAGAGGCGGCAAGGATGA
- a CDS encoding helix-turn-helix domain-containing protein, whose amino-acid sequence MIRLVIERRKLGWSQSELARRIGANPVSISRIERGKEPPYPLRSQRIADALGWEGDPAELFEDVTDDETNG is encoded by the coding sequence ATGATTCGTCTTGTGATTGAACGCAGGAAACTAGGATGGTCTCAATCCGAGCTGGCCCGCCGCATCGGCGCAAACCCCGTGAGCATCAGCAGGATTGAGCGGGGCAAGGAGCCGCCCTACCCGCTCCGTTCCCAGCGCATCGCCGACGCCCTGGGCTGGGAGGGAGACCCAGCGGAACTCTTCGAGGATGTGACCGACGATGAGACGAACGGTTAA